The nucleotide sequence TTGATATATATGTAGCTTCAGTGGATGAAAAATTAAATGACAATGGATATATAGTTCCTGGACTTGGTGATGCTGGTGATAGATTGTTTGGAACTAAATAAAAACAGCGATTATTCGCTGTTTTTATTTAGTTATAGAATCAGTCTTTTAATTATATGGTATTTGGTATAGAATAAATAAAGGATTAAAGTGTTTTTGGAGGGTATTATGCAGAGAATTGATAAAAAAAATTATTATTTAGATATATGTGAGACAATACTGGAAAGAGGTACGTGCCTTAGAAGAAATTTTGCAGCCATAATAGTGAAACATGACGAGATAATATCTACAGGTTACACAGGTGCCCCTAGGGGTAGAAAAAATTGTTCTGATATTGGATACTGTAAGAGGGAAGAATTAAAAGTGCCCAGAGGTACAAGATACGAACTTTGTAGATCTGTTCATGCAGAGCAGAATGCAATTATATCTGCAAGGCGGCAGGATATGCTAGATTCAACAATTTATCTTGTTGGAAAGGAAAATAAGACTCAAGAATATGTACATAATGCGTCTCCATGTTCATTGTGCAAGAGGTTTATAATAAATGCTGGTATTAAGAAGGTTATAATAAGGGAGTCAAAGACTGATTACAGAGAGATAGATGTTAGTGAATGGATTGAAAATGATGAATCATTAACAGGAGAAACTGTATATTAAGAAAAATTAATTTCATTAGGCACAATCTTTGATTAGTTAGAAGGATGATTTATATGGATAATTTATATATTTTGGCAGCTTTCGCAGTAGTATTTTCTGCACTGTTCACTCCCATAGTTAAAAGAATTGCTATATCAATAAATGTAATTGATGTACCAAAGGATGATAGAAGAGTGCATAAAAAACCAATTCCATTACTTGGAGGACTAGCGATCTATTTTTCTTTTATATTTACAATTATTTTAAAAGCAGGAGCACTTACATCTCAAGAAAAGGGAATAATTATAGGAGCTACTATAATAGTTATAGGTGGTTTTTTAGATGACAAATTTGATTTAAAACCATGGCAAAAACTATTATTTCAGCTTGGGGCATCAATAGCGCTGATACTATATGGAGTAATGATATTTCGTATAACTAATCCTATAGCGAATTCTAATCTATATATAAATGTAAAAGTATTTTCTATACCACTTACTATTATATGGGTAGTTGGAATTACAAATGCTCTTAATCTTATCGATGGACTTGATGGTCTGGCAGCTGGAGTAGCATTTATATCATGTATAACAATACTTATAATAGCATTATTAAATTCAAGAATAGAAGCTTCTGTACTTACTAGCATATTAGCTGGTTCTATTTTAGGATTTTTGCCTTATAATTTCAACCCGGCATCTATATTTATGGGGGATACTGGGGCACAACTATTAGGATTTTTATTAGCAGCAATATCAATAGAAGGGGCCGTTAAATCTGCTGCAGCATTTGCTATAGCAGTTCCAATTCTCGCACTTGGCATACCAATCTATGATACACTTTTTGCTGTAATAAGAAGAAAGATAAATGGTAAACCGATAATGCAGGCCGATAAGGGACACCTTCATCATAGATTGCTTGCTATGGGACTTAGCCAAAAACAGGTTGTGATGATAATGTATTTTATAAGTGCAGTACTTGGAACATTTGCGGTAATAGCTATGCAGGTAAATAGTCAGAGGTCATATTTTTTGCTTTTAATAGTTATGATTATATTGATAATTACAGCGTGGAAATGCGGCTTTTTTAAGCACAGGGAATAGATTATGAAAAATTTTTTAGTTGATGATTTTATTTATGTATAAGATGGAGGTAATTGTATGGATAGAATTAAAATAATAACAATATTCGGAACCAGACCTGAGGCTATAAAGATGGCTCCACTAGTAAAAAAAATGAGAAAAAAACCATGTATAGAAAGTAAAATATGTGTAACTGCACAGCATAGACAGATGTTGGATCAGGTACTTAATTTATTTGATATAGAACCTGACTTTGATCTAAATGTAATGAAGGATAAACAGAGTCTTACGGGAATAACAAGCAGAGTACTGATTGGACTAGAGGAAATATTCAAAAGTGAAAAACCTGATCTGGTTTTAGTTCATGGCGATACAACAACAACGTTTGCAGGAGCACTGGCTGCCTTTTATCAAAAAATTAGAGTTGGTCATGTTGAAGCTGGACTTAGAACATATGATAAATATTTTCCATTTCCAGAGGAGATGAACAGAAAACTTACGGGAGCTATAGCAGATATGCACTTTGCGCCGACTTTGGGATCAAAGCAAAATCTTTTAAGGGAAGGTGTAAATGAAAATAATATATATATAACAGGGAATACAGTAATAGATGCTATGGAATTTACGGTAGATAATAATTACACATTTAACAATAAAGAGTTAAATAATATTAAATTTGATAGAAGAAAAGTTATAATGGTAACAGCGCATAGACGTGAGAATTGGGGAGATGGTATTAAAAATATCTGTAAGGCACTTAAAAGTATTATAGAAGAAAATAAGGATACGGAATTAGTATATTTGGTTCATTTAAATCCTGTTGTGAGGGATACTGTTTATAGTATACTTGGTAATGTAGATAGGGTTCACTTACTTGAACCACTTGATACAAAGGAAACTCATAATTTAATGAATAAGTGCTATATGATTATGACTGATTCTGGTGGACTCCAGGAGGAGGCCCCACATCTTGGTAAACCTGTATTGGTACTTAGAAATGTTACGGAAAGACCGGAAGCGGTAAAAGCCGGGACTGTAAAACTTGTAGGAACAGATTTTAATAAAATAGTTGAATGTGCAAATGAACTCATAAGAGATAAGGATGAATATCAAAAAATGAGTAGAGCAATAAATCCATATGGAGATGGCAAGGCTTCATCTAGAATCGTAAAAGCTATATTACAATATTTTAATATTGAGCATGGAGAATTTAAAGAATTTAACTAGAGGCAATGCTTCTAGTTTATATTTTTTAATTTTTTAAAAAAGTTTGTCTTATTTTTAACAAAAACATTGATAAAAATTTAATTATCAAGTATAATTAAGTAGTAGAGAAAAGGTTACCAATTAAAGATTTTACTTTTAATTAACAATATTTATCGATTAATTATATATTACTTTATCATGTAAAAAAATTTTATTTTTAGGAGGATTTTTTTATGAAAGATGTAGTTATAGTAAGTGCTGTTAGAACAGCAATAGGCAAATTTGGAGGAACTTTAAAAAATACACCAACAACAGAGCTTGGATCAATAGTAATAAAAGAAGCTATAAAAAGAGCTGGAATTAAACCAGGTGATGTCGACGAGGTAATGATGGGAAATGTGCTTCAAGCAGGAGAAGGACAAAATCCAACTAGAATAGCTTCATTAAGAGCAGGAGTACCAGATACAGTACCAGCTTTCACTCTTAATAAATTATGTGGATCAGGAATGAGAACAGTTATATTGGCAGCCCAAGAAATAAAAGCAGGTGACGGAGATGTATTTGTAGTAGGTGGAATGGAAAATATGTCAAGAGCACCATATATACTTACAGGAGCTAGATGGGGTTATAGAATGGGCGAATCCAAGATATATGACCATATGTTAGCTGATGGATTATTCGATGCAATTAACAATTATCATATGGGAGTGACTGCAGAGAATATAGCAGAACAATGGCATATAACTAGAGAAGATCAGGACAAGTTCGCCCTGGAATCTCAGAAGAAATCTCAAGCAGCCATAGAAGCAGGAAGATTTAAGGATGAAATAGTTCCAGTAACAATAAAGAATAGAAAGGGAGATATTGTATTTGATACAGATGAATTCCCTAGATTTGGTTCAACATTAGAAGCACTTGCAAAATTAAAACCATCATTTAAAAAAGATGGAACGGTTACAGCTGGAAACTCATCAGGTATAAATGATTCAGCAGCAGCATTGGTTGTTATGAGTGCTGACAAAGCGAAAGAATTAGGTGTTAAACCACTTGCTAAAATAGTATCATATGGAACAGCAGGATTAGATCCAAAGATAATGGGATATGGTCCATATTATGCAACTAAAAATGCACTTGCTAAAACAGATTTAACAATAGACGACATGGAATTGATAGAATTAAATGAAGCATTTGCATCTCAAAGTTTGGCAGTTTCAAGAGATTTAAAACTTGATATGAGTAAAGTTAATGTAAATGGAGGAGCAATATCACTTGGTCATCCAGTAGGAGCATCAGGAGCAAGAATATTGGTAACATTACTTTATGAAATGGAAAAGAGAAATTGCAAGAGAGGACTCGCAACTCTTTGCATAGGTGGTGGAATGGGTGCTGCCACAATAGTTGAGCGTTTATAGGCTTAACATATTACA is from Clostridium fermenticellae and encodes:
- a CDS encoding deoxycytidylate deaminase, which encodes MQRIDKKNYYLDICETILERGTCLRRNFAAIIVKHDEIISTGYTGAPRGRKNCSDIGYCKREELKVPRGTRYELCRSVHAEQNAIISARRQDMLDSTIYLVGKENKTQEYVHNASPCSLCKRFIINAGIKKVIIRESKTDYREIDVSEWIENDESLTGETVY
- a CDS encoding acetyl-CoA C-acetyltransferase; amino-acid sequence: MKDVVIVSAVRTAIGKFGGTLKNTPTTELGSIVIKEAIKRAGIKPGDVDEVMMGNVLQAGEGQNPTRIASLRAGVPDTVPAFTLNKLCGSGMRTVILAAQEIKAGDGDVFVVGGMENMSRAPYILTGARWGYRMGESKIYDHMLADGLFDAINNYHMGVTAENIAEQWHITREDQDKFALESQKKSQAAIEAGRFKDEIVPVTIKNRKGDIVFDTDEFPRFGSTLEALAKLKPSFKKDGTVTAGNSSGINDSAAALVVMSADKAKELGVKPLAKIVSYGTAGLDPKIMGYGPYYATKNALAKTDLTIDDMELIELNEAFASQSLAVSRDLKLDMSKVNVNGGAISLGHPVGASGARILVTLLYEMEKRNCKRGLATLCIGGGMGAATIVERL
- a CDS encoding MraY family glycosyltransferase; the protein is MDNLYILAAFAVVFSALFTPIVKRIAISINVIDVPKDDRRVHKKPIPLLGGLAIYFSFIFTIILKAGALTSQEKGIIIGATIIVIGGFLDDKFDLKPWQKLLFQLGASIALILYGVMIFRITNPIANSNLYINVKVFSIPLTIIWVVGITNALNLIDGLDGLAAGVAFISCITILIIALLNSRIEASVLTSILAGSILGFLPYNFNPASIFMGDTGAQLLGFLLAAISIEGAVKSAAAFAIAVPILALGIPIYDTLFAVIRRKINGKPIMQADKGHLHHRLLAMGLSQKQVVMIMYFISAVLGTFAVIAMQVNSQRSYFLLLIVMIILIITAWKCGFFKHRE
- the wecB gene encoding non-hydrolyzing UDP-N-acetylglucosamine 2-epimerase: MDRIKIITIFGTRPEAIKMAPLVKKMRKKPCIESKICVTAQHRQMLDQVLNLFDIEPDFDLNVMKDKQSLTGITSRVLIGLEEIFKSEKPDLVLVHGDTTTTFAGALAAFYQKIRVGHVEAGLRTYDKYFPFPEEMNRKLTGAIADMHFAPTLGSKQNLLREGVNENNIYITGNTVIDAMEFTVDNNYTFNNKELNNIKFDRRKVIMVTAHRRENWGDGIKNICKALKSIIEENKDTELVYLVHLNPVVRDTVYSILGNVDRVHLLEPLDTKETHNLMNKCYMIMTDSGGLQEEAPHLGKPVLVLRNVTERPEAVKAGTVKLVGTDFNKIVECANELIRDKDEYQKMSRAINPYGDGKASSRIVKAILQYFNIEHGEFKEFN